A genomic window from Erythrobacter sp. BLCC-B19 includes:
- a CDS encoding competence/damage-inducible protein A: MTSPEKIWTAGLVVIGDEILSGRTQDKNIAQVASWLQVQGIRLAEVRVVPDVESRIVEAVNALRAAYDYLFTTGGIGPTHDDITVDAIAAALGVPVVIHPDARALLERYYATRGGLNEGRLRMARVPEGSDLIPNRMSGAPGIRRGNIFVMAGVPHITAGMLDALTGELEGGLPLLSETIGCWVAESEVADLLRTCEAAHEGCQIGSYPFFREGRVGANFVVRSVSAEALKACCDSVTDGLAALGYETTAGGI; encoded by the coding sequence ATGACCTCTCCCGAAAAGATCTGGACCGCCGGACTTGTCGTCATCGGCGACGAAATCCTCTCCGGCCGCACGCAGGACAAGAACATCGCGCAGGTCGCGAGCTGGTTGCAGGTGCAGGGCATCCGCCTTGCCGAAGTGCGGGTGGTGCCGGATGTGGAGAGCCGGATCGTCGAGGCGGTCAACGCCCTGCGCGCTGCCTATGACTACCTCTTCACCACCGGCGGGATCGGGCCGACGCATGATGACATCACGGTCGACGCCATCGCCGCCGCGCTGGGCGTGCCGGTGGTCATCCATCCGGATGCGCGGGCGCTGCTCGAACGCTATTACGCCACCCGCGGCGGGCTGAACGAAGGGCGCCTCAGGATGGCGCGGGTGCCCGAAGGTTCCGACCTCATCCCCAACCGGATGTCGGGCGCACCCGGCATCCGGCGCGGCAATATCTTCGTGATGGCGGGCGTGCCGCACATTACCGCCGGGATGCTCGACGCCCTGACCGGCGAGCTGGAAGGCGGGCTGCCGCTGCTGTCCGAGACCATCGGCTGCTGGGTCGCCGAAAGTGAAGTCGCCGACTTGCTGCGCACCTGCGAGGCCGCGCACGAGGGCTGCCAGATCGGTTCCTACCCCTTCTTCCGCGAAGGACGGGTGGGCGCGAATTTCGTGGTTCGTTCGGTCAGTGCCGAAGCGCTCAAGGCCTGCTGCGACAGCGTGACCGACGGCCTTGCGGCGCTCGGCTACGAAACCACCGCCGGGGGGATTTGA